A window of the Aeromicrobium phoceense genome harbors these coding sequences:
- a CDS encoding ArsR/SmtB family transcription factor: MATPTGQDASCCIPLTAAPITPDDATELSRKFKALADPTRVRLLSLVAAHEGGEACVCDITEPVGLSQPTVSHHLKILVEAGLLAREQRGTWAFYSVVPGALGHLSDVLRDPTARETQSLAIS; the protein is encoded by the coding sequence ATGGCCACCCCCACCGGACAGGATGCCAGCTGCTGCATCCCGCTGACCGCCGCTCCGATCACTCCGGACGACGCGACTGAGCTGTCACGCAAGTTCAAGGCTCTCGCAGACCCCACCCGCGTGCGGCTGCTCTCCCTCGTGGCGGCGCACGAGGGCGGCGAGGCGTGCGTCTGCGACATCACCGAGCCCGTGGGGCTGAGCCAGCCGACGGTGTCCCACCACCTCAAGATCCTCGTCGAGGCCGGACTGCTCGCGCGCGAACAGCGAGGCACGTGGGCGTTCTACTCCGTCGTCCCCGGAGCGCTTGGCCATCTGTCCGACGTGCTGCGGGACCCCACCGCGCGAGAGACGCAGAGCCTCGCCATCAGCTGA
- the cmtR gene encoding Cd(II)/Pb(II)-sensing metalloregulatory transcriptional regulator CmtR has product MLTIASRLDVMNRLGRAMADPTRSRILMTLLEGPSYPAVLSRDLELTRSNVSNHLTCLRDCGIVVAEAEGRQTRYEIADPHLTAALVALVDVTLAVDVHAPCVDSTCTVVGCCESGAGA; this is encoded by the coding sequence ATGCTGACCATTGCTTCGCGTCTCGACGTCATGAACCGGCTTGGCCGTGCCATGGCCGACCCTACGCGCTCCCGCATCCTCATGACTCTCCTCGAGGGACCGAGCTATCCCGCCGTGCTGTCGCGCGACTTGGAGCTGACTCGATCCAACGTCTCGAACCATCTGACGTGTCTGCGCGACTGCGGCATCGTGGTGGCTGAGGCCGAGGGGCGTCAGACACGCTATGAGATTGCCGATCCCCATCTCACCGCCGCCCTCGTCGCCCTGGTGGACGTGACGTTGGCTGTGGACGTTCACGCGCCGTGCGTCGACTCGACGTGCACCGTGGTGGGCTGCTGCGAGTCGGGAGCGGGCGCATGA